In the Bacillus sp. FJAT-42376 genome, AAGTCTAAAGGGGCGGGATTTATTAACCCTGATCGAGCTTGAAACGGATCTGATTCATGCGATCCTTGATGAAGCGGCCATTTTGAAAAAGGCTCCGGTCGAATCATCGCTTGCCGGCAAGACATTGGCGATGATTTTTGAAAAATCCTCTACCCGGACACGTGTCTCGTTTGAGGCAGGAATGCTTCAGCTTGGCGGAGCGGCCCTGTTCTTAAGCAGCAACGACCTTCAGCTTGGAAGAGGAGAGTCGATTGCAGATACGGCAAAAGTTCTTTCAGGATATGTGGATGCGATCATGATCCGGACTTTTGAGCATGAAAAAGCTGAAGAGCTTGCAGAGCATGCAACCATTCCTGTCATCAACGGCCTGACAGATTTGTATCATCCGTGCCAGGCACTTGCGGATTTGCTTACGATTTACGAACTGAAAGGCGCGTTAAAAGGGAAGAAAGCCGCCTACATCGGAGATGGAAACAATGTAGCTCATTCGCTGATGATTGCCTGTGCCAAAACAGGAATCGATTTTGCGCTTGCCAGCCCAAAAGGATACGAAGCGGATCAATCGGTTGTAGGGGAAGCGAAAAAACTGGCGAGTCATTCAGGCTCCAAGCTGTTGTTTACAGAATCTCCTCAAGCAGCTGCATCCGAGGCGGATATTGTGTATTCGGATGTCTGGACGAGTATGGGACAGGAGGATGAATCGCTAAAGCGATTAAAGGATTTTGAGGGTTATCAGGTAAATGCGGAGTTAATGAAGCTTGCCAAAAGTGATGCTCATTTCCTGCACTGCCTTCCCGCCCATCGTGAAGAAGAAGTGACTTCGGAAGTAATTGACGGGCCCCAGTCTGCCGTTTTTCAGCAGGCGGAAAACCGTTTGCATATTCAAAAGGCTCTTTTAAAAATGATTCTCAGCTAAATGGGCATACTATTCGTGAACTTTGACTAGGAGGGTTTCCCATGGGACAGCAGCATCGTTTTCGTGAAGGCCAAAAAGCGCCGAATAACGGCACTTATGTAGAAATTGGAGAAACGGGAGATAACGTCATGCACCCGAAGCAAATCAAATTGCAGGCTGGGGATCATTTTCCGGAAACGTCCAATCATAACCGCCAATGGACGTATAAAAGAAAACCTTAAACAGGCTGGGGGTGCTTCGAAAGGAGGCCCTCAGCAACTGAATCAAAAAGAAAAAAGACCTTTCCGGGGAAAGGTCTTTTTTGCTGTTTAATGATGATCATTTACAGGCTCATTTGGAATCACTGCCGCGATAGCAAAGATCAGCACGGTTACGACAACAGAAAGGATTGAAGCTGTCGTAAAGTCGTATGCGCTTGCAACCATTGATGAAGTTACATACGTCAGCATATGTATCAGAAGAAACGTCCAGAAAAAGGTCCAGAAATAACGCAATATTTTCCCCTCCATTTGCACACAATTCTCATTTAATAATAGCACACATAAATTAGACAGAAAAGAGTCTGATTGGAACATTTGTGACAAGGATTTGTCTGTTCTAAAGC is a window encoding:
- a CDS encoding YjzD family protein, which translates into the protein MRYFWTFFWTFLLIHMLTYVTSSMVASAYDFTTASILSVVVTVLIFAIAAVIPNEPVNDHH
- a CDS encoding YjzC family protein, translated to MGQQHRFREGQKAPNNGTYVEIGETGDNVMHPKQIKLQAGDHFPETSNHNRQWTYKRKP
- the argF gene encoding ornithine carbamoyltransferase codes for the protein MHAITNTRQSLKGRDLLTLIELETDLIHAILDEAAILKKAPVESSLAGKTLAMIFEKSSTRTRVSFEAGMLQLGGAALFLSSNDLQLGRGESIADTAKVLSGYVDAIMIRTFEHEKAEELAEHATIPVINGLTDLYHPCQALADLLTIYELKGALKGKKAAYIGDGNNVAHSLMIACAKTGIDFALASPKGYEADQSVVGEAKKLASHSGSKLLFTESPQAAASEADIVYSDVWTSMGQEDESLKRLKDFEGYQVNAELMKLAKSDAHFLHCLPAHREEEVTSEVIDGPQSAVFQQAENRLHIQKALLKMILS